TTATGCCAAGCGAAAAACCTGGGGCTATGCCACCGCCCTTTATGCCGCAGCAGCAGGCGGGCGTTGTGCCGCCCTCACAGCAACCATTCAGTAATGCTAGCTCGCCCTATCGCTATGATCCATTTACCGGCCAGCCAATTGCTGAGCAACCAGAAGCCTATACTGGTACAACCGTCCAAGTCCGACCTGATCAGTATATTCCACCCTATTCGCAGGCTCAGCAACCAGCCCATGCGCCACGTTCAACCCGCAACAACAAGAAGGTTTTGGGCTTATTGCTGCTAGCATTTGGCTTGATTACCTTTATCGATAAATTTGGTGGGGCAGCCGAATTTATTACGCCATTATTGTTGATTGGCTTAGGGGTGATGCTGTTTCGGCGGCGTGGCTAGGAGAGGGAGAAGTTGATTATGACAGTTGCGACAGAACAGGTGCAGCGTCGCTCATTATTCTGGCCCTGTTTGCTGATTGGCCTTGGTTTGCTTGGGGCACTATCAGCAATCAATCTTTTCGATGCCAGTTTATTTGATCTGCTTGATGAGTTCTGGCCAGTCTTGTTGATCGGGGCTGGCCTTGATCTTTTGGTGGCGCGGAATCGACCACGTTTTGGTATTGGCTTGGCAATGATCGTCTTAATGATCATGGGTGCTTATAGCCTAACCTATACTGAACCCAACTATGAAATCTATAGTGAAGCCTTCGCAGCACCGCAAATGGCAAGAGTTGTTGTCAATGAACGTGGCAGCACGCTTGAAATCAAGCCTGAAATCCTCGACGGTCAAACCTCGATTGCTGGAGTTGTGCAAGCAACCAATATTGGTTTGCGTGAACTGAACCCAGATAGCGAACATATCAGCATTGTTTTGGGCCAAGATGAGCCATTTGGTGGTAATAAAGGCCCGCAAACAATTTTGGTTTCCATGAATCATCCAGTTGATTTCGATTGGGATTTGCGCGATGTAACGTTAAATGCTGATTTATCAACCTTGCAAATTGGCAGAGTTGATGCTGAATTAGATGCAGGCTCGGCGGTTATTAGCTTGGCTGAGCGTGGTGAATATCATTTCAATATCGATGCCACTACCTTGGAATTAAGCTTGCCACTCAATATTCCAGTGCGAATTCAGCGTGATGATAACGCAACGGCCTTTAATCTCAATCGCGATTTGAATATTCAGCAAGTTGATGATGATCTCTATCGAAGCCCTGATTGGGAAGCTACGCCAGAGGAGTATCGTTTAGATATTTATCTCTCAGGCTCGGCTTCAAGTATCACGATCAAGTAAGCATTGCCTTGCCAACCGAACCAATCCCGCAGCCATGAAGTTTATGACTGCGGGATTTTGAGTTTAGGCTTGGGCTAGTTCAACGTATTCTTGCTTGATAATGTGGTCGGGCTTAACTCCGGCCATCTGCAACAATTCGCTGATAATTTGGGTTTTGCTTTCAGCATCACGCGCCGACCAAGTACGGCTCTTGATTTCCAAATAGGTGCCTTTGGCTGGACCACTGGTGATCATATCGATATTGATTGCAAAATCAACCTCGCCATACATAATCCGCCAGCGGCGGCGATATTTCTCAACTTCAATCACATGATCAGGCGAGAAATATTCACGATAGAAGCGCAACGATCGATCAGCTGGCGCGGTGTAGCGTGCCCGGGAAAGTAAGACTGCCGAGGGCAAATCTTCACGTTCATTGGGCATGGTCAAAGTCAAATTGTATTTTGGTTCGAGCCGCGAGCCATCAACCCGATGATCTTCACGGTAGCGAATCCGCCCACGACTGGGATCATCGAAGCTGAAGTAGGTGTCGTATTGCTTGCGTTCGCTAGCTTTAGTAATTTCGACCGCCTCAGATTCGAGGAAGGCTTCGACGCTACTAGCATCTTCCAAACGCGCCTTGACTTGAACTTCAAAAATTTCGGCTTGTTTGACTCCGCCGATCGCCAGAATTTTATCCAACAGATTGACTTCACGTTGGCTGAGGAATTGATTGATCGTTTCGGCGATCCGCAGGGCATTGCTCCGAACTTCATGTTCATCAAGTGTCAACAATTGACGATCTTGCAGCACAAATGCCCCATCGATCAACACATGGCGTACATCGCCCGAACGCGCTGAGTAGACCAAGTGATTATAGATTGAGTCATTGCTGTAGTTGTAGGCTGGAGCTGGCACGACGTGCAATCCACCCAAATCCACAATTGTGATATCGGCGCGTTTGCCAGCTTCGACACTGCCAACCAAATGATCGAGGTGCACAGCTTTAGCACCCATGCTGGTGGCCATGGCAAAGGCTTGTTTGGCATTGACCACCGTTGGATCACCAGTAACACCTTTGGGCAAGATTGCCGCCAAGTGCACTTCTAACCACAAATCTTGGTCGTCGTTGGAGGCAGGGCCATCGGTGCCAAGCCCAACATTCACGCCAGCTTGCAACATTTCGCCATATTTGGCCACGCCGCTCGCCAGTTTGAGGTTGCTAGTTGGGCAGGGCACGGCTCCAGCGTTATGCTTTTTGAGCAATTGCATATCGCGTTTGTCGATGTGCACACAGTGGGCCGCAATCCCTTTATCGGTGAAGGCATCCAAATCGGCGACATAGGCGATTGGCGATTTATCGACCAGTTGACGAGCCTCTTCGACTTCGCGGGCAGTTTCGCTGAGGTGAGTTACCAGCGGTACATCGAATTCGCGAGCCAATTCGGCGGCAGCGCGATAAATGGTGCTGTTACAGGTATAGGGTGCGTGCGGCGCAATCGCTGGAATCACCCGACCATGATCTTTCCATTGCTCGAAAAAGCGGCGAGTGCGCTCCAAACCTTCGTCGTAAGAGGCGGCATCGGGGGTTGGCCATTTCATCACGGTTTGGCCACAAATTGCCCGCATCCCTGCTTGATCGGCGGCGCGGGCAACTTCTTCCTCGAAATAATACATATCGACGAAGCTTGTAATGCCGCCCTTGATCATTTCGGCACACGAGAGGCGTGTGCCATGGTAGACAAATTCGGGGTTAACAAAGCGACTCTCGACTGGAAACATATAGCCATAGAGCCACACATCCAGCTGCTGATCGGCGACGATGCCGCGCAACAAACTCATTGGAACGTGAGCATGGCCATTGATTAATCCAGGCACAATGGCATGATTGTTACAGTCGATCGTTTGGCTGGCGGTATAGCGTTCGCGCAACTGGCTGCTTGGGCCGACCTCGACGATTGCACCAGCCTGAATTGCCACCCCACCATCACGAATGATCGTGCCTGCTGCGTCCATTGTGACGATGATGCCGTTAAGCAGCAGGGTATCAATTTGTTGTAAAGCCATTTGGCCTCCTTATGTTGCACAAAAGCACAAGCATCATCGCTTGTGCCTTAGATGGCATATTTGAGTCCCGTCTGGCGGGAGGTATTCAGGTCATTGTACCACTGTTTTGGTTAAATGTGGATCAAGCGGCGGCTAAATGTTGGGCAAAGACATATTTAGTTGTGTTAACGAGGGTTTGTGCGCCCATTATAAACGCTTGGGTTTCGTGATAATCGAGCACACTATACAGCTGGGCAATTCGTTGGCGCAAGGCGCTCCGCGCTGCATGCCAATAGCCCCAACCCGTGGCAGTTAGGCGCAAACCACGATCATCACGGGTGATCCATTGTTGCGACAATAATCCGTCGATCGTGCTTTCGGCGCAAATACCCAAATACGGATCAACTGCGATTAATAAATCCGGGCGGGAGATCGGATTATGATGTTTAACAATCGAGCGTAAAATCATGCCTTGAGCTGGACTAATGCCACAGGCATGCCATGCCAACGCCTTAGCATCGGCGCGATAGTTGCTCAGTGCCGTACAAACCATCAAGGCCCGTTCTTCGAAGGTTGCAGCTTTATGAGCGCTAGGCCGTGGCCCATAGGCATACAGCAAATGATCAAGGCAGGCTTGGGTTGGAATCGCCTCGCATAAGCGCTCGCCATATTCAGCCACGGCATGGGCTGCAGCTTCCGGCCAAACATCAAATAATTCTTGAATCAAATCGGCTCGTTCAATTAGATATGCTAAATAATGTGGCCCAGGCTCGTATTTGCCACGTTCAAGCACTAACCAGCCTTTGCGTAAAGCCTTCTCTAACACACTCGCTACAATTAATGGGGTGTAGTAATGTAGGTAATTGACATAACCATGCAGGGTTTGACGTGGATAACGAACAACGGCTTCGATCAGCAACAGATCGCGCCAAGAGCCAAAGGTGCGTTTGCCAAAGTTGTGCCAACGGGGGTGGTCGATCAAGCTGTGGTAGACAGCATGAATGGCGGTGGGCAAAGAGTGTACTGTCATCATCGCGCGGCCTCCTCTGAAAGCACATACGCTGACTTTGACGCACAGATGCTCAGTTTATGGTATCCCAAAAGTCACGATCTTATTGATCTAAGAGTACATAGGCGAGGTAGGCCAAGGCTTCTCGGCTGGTAGCTTTGATACTAGCCCAATTCGTAGTTGGGCTATTGGCTTTGACGGGCGCTCCAAAGCTTGTAATACCATAGTCGTGGGCCATTTTGAGCGCTCGCAGCAGGTGTGGAGGGTCGGTCACAATCAATAAACTATCGATCTGCTGGCGTTGCATTTCATCGTGGACTGCCAACAAGGTGCTACGGGTATCCCTGCCTTGCGCTACGCTGATGATCAAGGTTGGATCAATCGAGTGTTCGATCAAATAATCATAGGCAACCGAGGCCTCTGAGCGAGTATCGTTAAGGCCCGTACCACCCGAAACGATGATTCGGCGGGCATAACCCAAGCGGTATAAACGAATTGCTTCGGTCAGCCGCGCTTCTAAAACTGGCGATGGCTCACCATCCCATTGGGCTGCACCCAGCACCAACAAGGCATCAACCGGGCGCAATTCAGCTCGTTGGGCTTGGCGATATACAATGTAGCCCGTGCTGATAAACATTACCGCTGCCAAACATAAGCTGGCGAGTAGCCCTCGGATGCTGCGGCGAAGCCATTGTTTTGCTGGTGATTGCATTGCGATCCTTTGCCCTATTTTGCTGCTTCGTGCGCTATACTACCACGCCCAAGCGAGTTGCGGCGCAATCTCTGCTACAATTTTAGCATCAAAAAAATGTATGAGGTTGCTGATGACTGGACGTTTACCTTTGCTAACCCGCCGTGGCGATACCCTGCGCTACGACCGCGAAAAAGGCATTGTTGCTATATTAAATCGCCGTTTGTATCCAGCCCAAACTGTTTGGGTCGATTGTGCTGATCTCGAAGCCGTGGCTCAAGCCATCGAGACGATGGTGATTCAGGGTGGCCCGCCCTTGGCCTATGCTGCTGGCTATGGTTTGGCTTTAGCCCTCGATCAAGCTACTGACTATTCGTTAGCCCAACAGCAAATGGTTTTAGCTCAAGCCTTGGAGCGCTTGCGCCGCACTCGCCCAACTGCTGACGATTTACACACAATTTTGGCCGAGGCCGAACGCCTAGCCTTGCAGGCACTTGAGCAAAACCAAGCTCCAAACGAAGTGGTTTATGGCTATGTTGCGGGCGAAATTCAGCGTGGCGACCGTTCAGCCGAGCGTTGTGGCGTGCGAGCAGCCGAATTATTGACCGATGGCGATACGGTTTTGACGGTTTGCTATCCTGGAGCGGCCTTTAATTGGATGCTCTACACGGCGGTGGTTAAACAGGGCAAACACGTGGCGGTTATGCCCACTGAAACCCGACCCTATGGTCAAGGTATTCGGCTGACGGCCTCGCAAGCCTTGGAAATTGGCTCACAAGTGACGGTGATTAACGATAATATGTCGGGCTTTTGTTTTAGCCGGGATCTGATCACGGTGTATATGACTGCCGCTGATCGAATTGCTCTCGATGGCTCGATCGCTAATAAAGTTGGAACCTATACCAATGCCGTGCTGGCAAAACGTCATGGTGTGCCGTTTTATGTGCTGGGCTATGATGGCCCCGATCTCAACACGCCAACTGGCGCTGAGATTCCCATTGAAGAACGCAATGGCGATGAAGTGCTGATGATGAATGGCCAGCGTATCGCTCCTGAAGGCGTGCGTGGCTATTATCCAGCCTTTGATATAACCCCGCCAGAGCTGATTAGTAGTATCGTGACTGATCGTGGGATTTATCGGCCAGCCATGATTCAACGCTATTTGGATGATAGCAACGATGCACCACTTGATGTTATTCCGTTGTTGGGATGAATTTAATGCCCAGTGCCGAGTTTTGAGCTTAGCACTGGGCTTGTTCATTAATCAAGCGCAATTCGAAAATGGTAGGCGCTGATCGTCAAGCCTTCGCGAAAATAGAATTTATGGGCTTGTTCGCGCTGCACGCCGCTATCAAGATGTAGTTCGTTGCAGCCTTGGGCTTTGGCTTCAGCTTTGAGCCAATCCAACAAGGCCTTGCCATGGCCACTAGAGCGTTGGCTGGCGGAGGTGATCAGATCATCAACATACAGCAACATTCCAGCATACAGCATTTCCATGAAGCGATAGCCCACCACAGCTTGAACCTGACCTTCAACGACGACGGCGGCCATCTGATAGCCATCACGCTGGATCATCCTTTGAATTCTTGCAACATACTCTGCTTCAACTAAGCCTGGCCGCAGCTCACGCATCACGGCAAAGGTGCTGGCAATCTCGGCGGCACTTTCAATTTGTTGGATTTGCATCGGTCTGGTTGCTCCACAACAGCATAATTGGGGCTATTATCGCAGGTTTTCCTGTTACAGATTCCTTGCCATAATCGCTTAAGTTAGGTTCTTTGCCCCCTGTTTCGCTATGCTCTGTGTTAACGTCTGGCCCCTGGCTTCTGAACCCGATGTTCTATGCTCTTTGCTCTACGATGGCTTTTATGCTATACTGCGGCGGCCTTTCTGCTCCGTAGCCTTGTGGCCACCAAACCCACGGCAAAACGGGGCAAACCCGAAGGAAGGAGTCTTCGAGTGGTTCGCTTTGAACCCTCCTCGCATCATTTTGGTGCTGGTTGCAACGCAACCCCTTGACTCCATGCATATAACTCAATTGGATATTGGCGGCCCCGTGCCATGAAACGGTGGCAATTTAATGTTTCATGTAGGTGAAAACATCGTGCGTGCATACGAAATGATGACCGTCCTGCGCCCTGATTTGGGTGGCGAGGAAGAACTCAACACGACCATCGAGACCATCCAAGGCTATATCAAAGCTCAAGGCGGCGAAGTAGCTAGCACTGAACAAGGCGCTCCTTGGGGCCGCCGCAAATTGGCGTATCCTATCGACGACTACACTGAAGGTTTCTACTTCTTGACCCACTTCAGCTTGAACGCTGATCGCGTGACTGAAGTCGAACGTCACTTGAAGTTGGCTCCACAAATCCTGCGCTATTTGTTGATCCGCGACGAAACCAAGCGCTAAAACCAACGGGGAGGAAACCGTGGCGAAAGATTTAAATAAAGTGATGATTATTGGTCGCTTGGGCAAAGATCCTGAAATGCGTTTTACGCCGCAAGGAACCCCCGTGACCAACTTCACTGTCGCCGCTGGTCGTCAGTGGAAAGACCCCAATGGCGAGACCCGCGATGAAACCGAGTGGTTTTCGGTCGTGGTCTGGAACAAATTGGCCGAGATCTGTAATCAGTATCTGACCAAAGGCAGCCGCGTCTATATCGAGGGTCGGCTACAAACCCGCTCGTGGGATGACGATAGCGGCCAAAAGCGCTTTCGTACCGAAGTGGTTGCCAGCGATATGATCATTCTTGATCGTACTGACCAACAGCAAGGCCAAGGCCAGTCGCGCAGCGGTGGCTACCAAGCTGGTGGCAATCAACGCCCAGCCCGCGATAACTCCGCCAATGATTATAATCGTGGTGGGAGCTACGGCGGTGGCGCTGGCTACAACGAGCCCGATATCGGCGATGACGATATCCCATTCTAAAAACTGCTGAATTTGAATTACTAGAACATACAAGGAGCCGTTCGCATGTCAGATCAACGCCGTAAGTCGGCAGGTCGCCGCAAATACACACCCCGTCGCAAAGTGTGTGTCTTCACGGCTGAGGGGATTGTGCCCGATTACAAAGATATCAAGCGCTTGCAACGGATGGTCTCGGATCGCGGCAAGATTTTGCCCCGCCGCCGCACTGGCACATGTGCTAAATATCAACGTAAATTGAATGTTGCAATCAAACGCGCTCGTCACTTGGCGCTGTTGCCATTCGTTTCTGAAAATACCCGCGGTTAATTCTGCGTCGTTGGTTAACGAAGCACAGGCACAGTCGCGAGATCCGCGCTGTGCCTGCTTTACTTTAGTTTCCCCCAATGGAGTAGGCAAGGATTATGGCAAAACATACTGAGAATGTGCAGCACTCGAAGCCACTGAACAAACGGCAACGTGCTCGCTGGGATCAAGAACGCAAGCAAAGCACTCGTGTGTTGCTAATCGCCGCTGCTGCGGTTGGCTTGGCGGTGCTCCTGATTGGGATTGGGCTGGTCATTCAGAAGGTGATTGTCCCTAACAAAACCATCGCGAATGTTGCCGGGGTTGAAGTTACCAACGCCGAATATCAACAATATCGCCAAATTATGCAAGCCCAACAAGCAATTAATTTGGCTCAACAAATTCAGCAATATGCCCAATATCAATTGCAAGGCACCGAGCAATTTGCTACCGATGTCACCAATTATATTGCTGGCTTGAAAGATCAGAATGCTCCACTTGATTATGCTGTGCTTGATCAGCTGATCAATGATAAGGTGCTTGAAAACAATGCTACCGCTGAAGGCATTACGGTCAGCGATGAAGAATTGCAACAAAGCTTGGCAACCAAGTTTGCTCCCGCCAACGAAGTG
This portion of the Herpetosiphon gulosus genome encodes:
- a CDS encoding PspC domain-containing protein, which translates into the protein MQPRLLRSYYDRKLAGVCGGLGAYFEIDSTLVRLVMILLIFTGLSFLIYPVLWLIMPSEKPGAMPPPFMPQQQAGVVPPSQQPFSNASSPYRYDPFTGQPIAEQPEAYTGTTVQVRPDQYIPPYSQAQQPAHAPRSTRNNKKVLGLLLLAFGLITFIDKFGGAAEFITPLLLIGLGVMLFRRRG
- a CDS encoding DUF5668 domain-containing protein, coding for MTVATEQVQRRSLFWPCLLIGLGLLGALSAINLFDASLFDLLDEFWPVLLIGAGLDLLVARNRPRFGIGLAMIVLMIMGAYSLTYTEPNYEIYSEAFAAPQMARVVVNERGSTLEIKPEILDGQTSIAGVVQATNIGLRELNPDSEHISIVLGQDEPFGGNKGPQTILVSMNHPVDFDWDLRDVTLNADLSTLQIGRVDAELDAGSAVISLAERGEYHFNIDATTLELSLPLNIPVRIQRDDNATAFNLNRDLNIQQVDDDLYRSPDWEATPEEYRLDIYLSGSASSITIK
- a CDS encoding amidohydrolase family protein; the encoded protein is MALQQIDTLLLNGIIVTMDAAGTIIRDGGVAIQAGAIVEVGPSSQLRERYTASQTIDCNNHAIVPGLINGHAHVPMSLLRGIVADQQLDVWLYGYMFPVESRFVNPEFVYHGTRLSCAEMIKGGITSFVDMYYFEEEVARAADQAGMRAICGQTVMKWPTPDAASYDEGLERTRRFFEQWKDHGRVIPAIAPHAPYTCNSTIYRAAAELAREFDVPLVTHLSETAREVEEARQLVDKSPIAYVADLDAFTDKGIAAHCVHIDKRDMQLLKKHNAGAVPCPTSNLKLASGVAKYGEMLQAGVNVGLGTDGPASNDDQDLWLEVHLAAILPKGVTGDPTVVNAKQAFAMATSMGAKAVHLDHLVGSVEAGKRADITIVDLGGLHVVPAPAYNYSNDSIYNHLVYSARSGDVRHVLIDGAFVLQDRQLLTLDEHEVRSNALRIAETINQFLSQREVNLLDKILAIGGVKQAEIFEVQVKARLEDASSVEAFLESEAVEITKASERKQYDTYFSFDDPSRGRIRYREDHRVDGSRLEPKYNLTLTMPNEREDLPSAVLLSRARYTAPADRSLRFYREYFSPDHVIEVEKYRRRWRIMYGEVDFAINIDMITSGPAKGTYLEIKSRTWSARDAESKTQIISELLQMAGVKPDHIIKQEYVELAQA
- a CDS encoding YdcF family protein, which codes for MQSPAKQWLRRSIRGLLASLCLAAVMFISTGYIVYRQAQRAELRPVDALLVLGAAQWDGEPSPVLEARLTEAIRLYRLGYARRIIVSGGTGLNDTRSEASVAYDYLIEHSIDPTLIISVAQGRDTRSTLLAVHDEMQRQQIDSLLIVTDPPHLLRALKMAHDYGITSFGAPVKANSPTTNWASIKATSREALAYLAYVLLDQ
- a CDS encoding s-methyl-5-thioribose-1-phosphate isomerase is translated as MTGRLPLLTRRGDTLRYDREKGIVAILNRRLYPAQTVWVDCADLEAVAQAIETMVIQGGPPLAYAAGYGLALALDQATDYSLAQQQMVLAQALERLRRTRPTADDLHTILAEAERLALQALEQNQAPNEVVYGYVAGEIQRGDRSAERCGVRAAELLTDGDTVLTVCYPGAAFNWMLYTAVVKQGKHVAVMPTETRPYGQGIRLTASQALEIGSQVTVINDNMSGFCFSRDLITVYMTAADRIALDGSIANKVGTYTNAVLAKRHGVPFYVLGYDGPDLNTPTGAEIPIEERNGDEVLMMNGQRIAPEGVRGYYPAFDITPPELISSIVTDRGIYRPAMIQRYLDDSNDAPLDVIPLLG
- a CDS encoding GNAT family N-acetyltransferase; translated protein: MQIQQIESAAEIASTFAVMRELRPGLVEAEYVARIQRMIQRDGYQMAAVVVEGQVQAVVGYRFMEMLYAGMLLYVDDLITSASQRSSGHGKALLDWLKAEAKAQGCNELHLDSGVQREQAHKFYFREGLTISAYHFRIALD
- the rpsF gene encoding 30S ribosomal protein S6, giving the protein MRAYEMMTVLRPDLGGEEELNTTIETIQGYIKAQGGEVASTEQGAPWGRRKLAYPIDDYTEGFYFLTHFSLNADRVTEVERHLKLAPQILRYLLIRDETKR
- a CDS encoding single-stranded DNA-binding protein, encoding MAKDLNKVMIIGRLGKDPEMRFTPQGTPVTNFTVAAGRQWKDPNGETRDETEWFSVVVWNKLAEICNQYLTKGSRVYIEGRLQTRSWDDDSGQKRFRTEVVASDMIILDRTDQQQGQGQSRSGGYQAGGNQRPARDNSANDYNRGGSYGGGAGYNEPDIGDDDIPF
- the rpsR gene encoding 30S ribosomal protein S18; translation: MSDQRRKSAGRRKYTPRRKVCVFTAEGIVPDYKDIKRLQRMVSDRGKILPRRRTGTCAKYQRKLNVAIKRARHLALLPFVSENTRG